In Streptomyces sp. NBC_01551, one DNA window encodes the following:
- a CDS encoding class F sortase translates to MTASDEPKSSGGAKLLTFAAWSVLVLGLWLWGREITGVPAQVPGLPGGAVAGAPGVPLPAAHAPLGAALPARVDVPSIGVQAPVISRGLDKDGAIDPPPYDRPGTVGWWGGGAQPGTAGTALLVGHVDTASKPAVFYGLSSARQGDTVRVVRADGTIAEFTIEDVQVYERAGFDPHKAYGPKVPGRAELRLVTCGGTYDKTAKQYSANVVVSAYLTGEKAGAGTVV, encoded by the coding sequence GTGACGGCCTCGGACGAGCCGAAGTCCAGCGGCGGCGCGAAGCTGCTGACCTTCGCCGCCTGGTCCGTGCTGGTGCTGGGCCTGTGGCTGTGGGGCCGGGAGATCACCGGGGTCCCCGCCCAGGTCCCCGGCCTGCCCGGCGGCGCGGTCGCCGGCGCGCCCGGCGTGCCGCTGCCCGCCGCGCACGCCCCGCTCGGCGCGGCCCTGCCCGCGCGGGTCGACGTGCCCTCCATAGGCGTCCAGGCCCCGGTGATCTCCCGGGGTCTGGACAAAGACGGCGCGATCGACCCGCCCCCGTATGACCGTCCGGGCACGGTGGGCTGGTGGGGCGGCGGAGCCCAGCCGGGCACGGCCGGGACCGCGCTGCTCGTCGGCCATGTCGACACCGCATCGAAGCCGGCCGTCTTCTACGGCCTGAGCTCGGCCAGACAGGGGGACACCGTGCGGGTGGTGCGCGCGGACGGGACCATCGCCGAGTTCACCATCGAGGACGTCCAGGTCTACGAGCGCGCGGGCTTCGACCCCCACAAGGCGTACGGGCCGAAGGTGCCGGGCCGGGCCGAGCTGCGGCTGGTGACCTGCGGCGGAACGTACGACAAGACGGCCAAGCAGTACTCGGCGAACGTGGTGGTGTCGGCGTACCTGACGGGGGAGAAAGCCGGGGCGGGGACCGTGGTGTAG
- a CDS encoding HAD-IIA family hydrolase — MAERKPIESWLTDMDGVLIHEGTPIPGADAFIKRLRESGKPFLVLTNNSIYTPRDLQARLHRMGLDVPVENIWTSALATAKFLDDQRPGGTAYVIGEAGLTTALHDIGYILTDHEPDYVVLGETRTYSFEAMTKAVRLINGGARFICTNPDETGPSTEGPLPATGAVAALITKATGKQPYFAGKPNPLMMRTGLNAIGAHSESSAMIGDRMDTDVLAGLEAGMQTFLVLTGLTTLADTEKFPYRPTKTVNSIADLVDLV; from the coding sequence GTGGCAGAGCGCAAGCCGATCGAATCCTGGCTCACCGACATGGACGGGGTCCTCATCCACGAGGGCACGCCCATCCCCGGCGCCGATGCCTTCATCAAGCGGCTGCGCGAGTCCGGCAAGCCCTTCCTGGTGCTGACCAACAACTCCATCTACACCCCGCGCGACCTCCAGGCCCGCCTCCACCGCATGGGCCTGGACGTCCCCGTCGAGAACATCTGGACCTCGGCGCTCGCCACCGCCAAGTTCCTCGACGACCAGCGCCCGGGCGGCACCGCGTACGTCATCGGCGAGGCCGGACTGACCACCGCCCTGCACGACATCGGCTACATCCTGACCGACCACGAGCCCGACTACGTGGTCCTGGGCGAGACCCGAACGTACAGCTTCGAGGCGATGACGAAGGCGGTCCGCCTGATCAACGGGGGCGCCCGCTTCATCTGCACCAACCCCGACGAGACCGGCCCCTCCACCGAGGGTCCGCTCCCGGCCACCGGCGCCGTCGCCGCGCTGATCACCAAGGCGACCGGCAAGCAGCCGTACTTCGCCGGCAAGCCCAACCCGCTGATGATGCGGACCGGACTGAACGCCATCGGCGCGCACTCCGAGAGCAGCGCGATGATCGGCGACCGGATGGACACCGATGTCCTGGCCGGACTGGAGGCGGGCATGCAGACCTTCCTCGTGCTGACCGGCCTGACCACGCTCGCCGACACCGAGAAGTTCCCGTACCGGCCGACCAAGACGGTGAACTCGATCGCGGACCTGGTCGACCTGGTCTGA